A region from the Rosa rugosa chromosome 6, drRosRugo1.1, whole genome shotgun sequence genome encodes:
- the LOC133717977 gene encoding TMV resistance protein N-like isoform X1 yields MESTSSRREWKYDVFLNFRGEDTRMEFVAHLYSALERRGILTFRDDPGLEKGKFIRPELLAAIEDSRSAIVILSCRYARSSWCLDELVKIIQCMKEMGQQILPVFFRVDPSDVRHQRGFFELIKWEHQVDLEVREHEEVYGKTEGRLNAWRAALTEVANLSGWHLTGGNPTILIEEIANHILKRSVYTSSSVDRGFIGMGSRIDDLLSNYICPQLDGVRFIGIHGMRGIGKTAVARAIHDEICQDFDQACFLSNVREMSKNNGLVSLQEKLLSKIQMAKIKNIEDEYTGAAMIKRRLCRMKVLVVIDDVDQLTQLEKLAGSRNWFGPGTRIIITTTDIQLLKAHDVDATYKANGLNSGEALQLLSLKAFKKCPPPEDYLHLCYHILGYAQGLPLALVVLGSYLFGRSADKWASAIDRVRNTPDKRIIEVLRISFDGLDEKDQEIFLHIACFYKGKDKDRVTQILDYCQLDPSIGLDVLADRSLITIYNNELLMHDLLQEMGWEIVRQQSPKEPGKRSRLWSLEDINNVMKRNKGTDSIQGMVMELTKLQVAHWKPEAFSNLSQLSLLHIRNVDLPKGLTHLSNSLRLLEWIGYPLRSLPQNFEADELIELNLCHSNIKQLWKGTKNFDKLKFIKLCHSQNIVETPDLAGVQNLETLDLEGCSHLVRIHQSLGFLKRLIFLNLKDCKSLKTLPSRIEMESLETLILSNCLKVKKIPEFVGNMERLLVLSLDETAIEELPVSIERLSGLVSLNLSNCRNLVCLPSTINKLKSVETLNLSGCLKLGKHQVYVGKVDCFEETDVNSGFAIEMSSAHDRIKYVRGSIFHGCKVVRRSLNKFLPSGLVQKEPMSFRLPISGLCNLTYLNLSNSNLGEGAFANEFGYFSSLVTLNLSGNNFVHLPSGIGLLPKLENLNLENCKRLQELSDLPSNSILDLRADGCTSLKYLFDASNLNSLNKSYFNFINCFNLNGNQGCNNLAFEMLKTFIYQGISNNRETFQIVIPGSNIPEWFSHQSVGCSLSVSLPAHWNNRRCLGFALCAVFVLHKHHRVDKLYIDEFKTFKATHHLICCLKLDGRKLQVYGRQPAFRFSEEFCQVKSDHLWLFYVSRDKYFGAEWWHNSCSQLEFLFKTRGPGLKLKKCGVRLIYEQDVQELNQTTTQSSSRMSPYEDILIGFDIPVAGETSGTGSRTCTLEEL; encoded by the exons ATGGAGTCAACCTCTTCTCGTCGTGAATGGAAATACGATGTGTTTCTCAATTTCAGGGGGGAAGATACCCGCATGGAGTTTGTCGCTCATCTGTATTCTGCACTAGAACGGAGAGGAATTCTCACCTTTCGGGATGACCCAGGGCTTGAGAAAGGAAAATTCATTAGGCCTGAACTTTTAGCTGCAATTGAGGACTCTAGATCTGCGATTGTCATTCTCTCATGCAGATATGCTCGTTCGTCgtggtgcttggatgaactCGTCAAGattattcaatgcatgaagGAGATGGGCCAACAAATCCTCCCTGTCTTCTTCAGGGTGGATCCTTCTGATGTGCGGCACCAAAGGGGATTTTTTGAGCTCATCAAATGGGAACACCAAGTAGATCTGGAAGTAAGGGAACATGAAGAAGTTTATGGGAAGACTGAGGGGAGACTAAATGCGTGGAGAGCTGCTTTGACAGAGGTGGCCAATCTTTCTGGCTGGCATTTGACGGGTGG AAATCCAACAATCCTAATTGAGGAAATTGCTAATCACATACTAAAGAGGTCCGTGTATACATCTTCAAGTGTTGACAGGGGCTTCATAGGAATGGGTTCCCGCATTGATGATTTATTAAGCAATTACATATGTCCACAGCTTGATGGGGTGCGTTTTATAGGGATTCATGGCATGCGAGGCATAGGTAAGACAGCAGTTGCTCGAGCTATCCATGATGAAATTTGTCAGGATTTTGACCAAGCCTGCTTTCTTTCCAATGTTAGAGAAATGTCTAAAAACAATGGCCTAGTTTCTCTACAAGAAAAACTTCTTTCCAAAATCCAAATggcaaaaattaaaaatatagaGGATGAATACACAGGAGCTGCTATGATAAAAAGGCGGTTGTGTAGAATGAAGGTACTTGTTGTTATTGATGATGTGGATCAGTTGACGCAATTAGAGAAATTGGCTGGAAGTCGCAACTGGTTTGGTCCAGGGACTAGAATTATCATAACCACCACAGATATTCAGTTGTTAAAGGCACATGATGTCGATGCTACATACAAGGCTAACGGGTTAAACTCTGGTGAAGCACTTCAACTTTTGAGTTTGAAGGCTTTTAAGAAATGTCCCCCACCAGAAGATTATTTGCATCTGTGCTACCATATTTTAGGGTATGCTCAGGGACTTCCGTTGGCTCTCGTGGTTTTAGGTTCTTATCTATTTGGTAGAAGTGCTGATAAATGGGCAAGTGCAATAGATAGGGTAAGGAACACACCAGATAAACGCATTATTGAGGTGCTTCGGATTAGTTTTGATGGACTGGATGAAAAAGACCAAGAAATATTCCTACACATTGCTTGCTTTTACAAGGGGAAGGATAAGGATCGTGTGACACAAATACTAGACTACTGCCAGCTAGACCCTAGCATTGGTTTAGATGTTCTTGCTGATAGATCTCTCATAACTATATATAACAACGAACTGTTGATGCATGATTTGCTCCAAGAAATGGGCTGGGAAATTGTTCGTCAACAGTCTCCTAAAGAGCCAGGCAAACGTAGTAGATTATGGTCTCTTGAAGACATCAACAATGTGATGAAGAGAAATAAG GGAACAGATTCAATCCAAGGCATGGTAATGGAGTTGACTAAACTACAAGTGGCTCATTGGAAGCCAGAAGCCTTTTCAAATTTGTCTCAACTTAGTCTTCTCCATATTCGTAATGTGGACCTTCCCAAAGGCCTCACTCATCTTTCTAATTCCTTGAGACTGCTCGAATGGATTGGGTATCCCTTAAGATCTCTCCCACAAAATTTTGAAGCAGATGAACTTATTGAACTTAACTTGTGCCACAGCAACATTAAACAGCTTTGGAAGGGAACAAAG AATTTCGACAAGTTGAAGTTCATCAAACTGTGCCATTCTCAAAACATTGTGGAGACCCCAGACCTCGCAGGTGTTCAGAATCTTGAGACTTTAGATCTTGAAGGATGTTCTCATTTGGTAAGAATCCATCAATCCCTTGGATTTCTCAAAAGGCTTATTTTCCTGAATCTTAAAGACTGCAAAAGTCTCAAGACTCTGCCAAGTAGAATTGAAATGGAATCTCTTGAAACACTAATTCTTTCTAACTGCTTAAAAGTTAAGAAGATTCCCGAGTTTGTTGGAAATATGGAACGTTTGTTGGTGCTAAGTCTTGATGAGACTGCCATTGAGGAACTGCCTGTTTCAATTGAACGGCTGAGTGGCCTTGTGTCATTGAATCTAAGCAACTGCAGAAATCTTGTTTGTCTCCCAAGCACCATCAATAAATTGAAGTCTGTTGAAACTCTTAATCTTTCTGGATGCTTGAAACTCGGCAAACATCAGGTATATGTGGGGAAGGTGGACTGTTTTGAGGAAACTGATGTGAATAGTGGGTTTGCAATAGAAATGTCATCTGCCCATGATCGCATAAAATATGTGAGAGGTTCAATCTTTCATGGATGCAAAGTAGTTAGGCGATCTTTAAATAAGTTCTTACCTTCTGGATTGGTGCAAAAAGAGCCAATGAGTTTCCGCTTGCCTATATCTGGTTTGTGTAATTTAACATATCTGAACCTGAGTAATTCCAATCTTGGTGAAGGAGCATTTGCCAATGAATTTGGTTACTTTTCCTCTCTGGTGACCTTGAATCTAAGTGGAAACAATTTTGTTCACCTTCCTTCAGGCATTGGATTGCTTCCTAAGCTTGAGAACCTCAACTTGGAGAATTGCAAGAGACTTCAAGAGTTGTCAGACCTTCCATCAAATAGTATACTTGATTTACGGGCAGATGGTTGTACTTCACTGAAATACTTGTTTGATGCATCAAATTTGAACAGCCTAAACAAATcatatttcaatttcatcaattgcttcaatctaaatggcaatcaaggatgcaaTAACCTAGCATTTGAAATGCTGAAGACATTCATATATCAG GGAATCTCTAATAACAGGGAAACTTTTCAAATTGTAATTCCTGGAAGTAATATTCCTGAGTGGTTCAGCCATCAGAGTGTTGGGTGTTCCTTAAGTGTATCTCTACCTGCACATTGGAATAACAGGCGATGTTTGGGATTTGCCTTGTGTGCTGTTTTTGTACTCCATAAGCACCATCGGGTGGATAAGCTTTATATAGATGAATTCAAGACTTTTAAAGCAACACATCATCTTATATGTTGCCTGAAGCTCgatggaagaaaattgcaagtATATGGCAGACAGCCTGCATTTCGCTTTAGTGAAGAATTTTGCCAGGTTAAGTCAGATCACCTGTGGCTATTCTATGTATCTCGTGATAAATACTTTGGTGCAGAGTGGTGGCATAACAGTTGCAGTCAGCTTGAGTTCTTATTTAAAACCAGAGGGCCGGGTCTGAAGCTGAAGAAGTGTGGAGTCCGTCTGATATATGAGCAAGATGTGCAAGAGTTGAACCAAACAACCACTCAATCAAGCAGTAGGATGTCTCCTTATGAGGATATATTGATTGGTTTTGACATTCCGGTTGCAGGGGAAACCAGTGGCACTGGTAGCAGAACTTGCACGCTTGAAGAATTGTAG
- the LOC133717977 gene encoding TMV resistance protein N-like isoform X2, which yields MGSRIDDLLSNYICPQLDGVRFIGIHGMRGIGKTAVARAIHDEICQDFDQACFLSNVREMSKNNGLVSLQEKLLSKIQMAKIKNIEDEYTGAAMIKRRLCRMKVLVVIDDVDQLTQLEKLAGSRNWFGPGTRIIITTTDIQLLKAHDVDATYKANGLNSGEALQLLSLKAFKKCPPPEDYLHLCYHILGYAQGLPLALVVLGSYLFGRSADKWASAIDRVRNTPDKRIIEVLRISFDGLDEKDQEIFLHIACFYKGKDKDRVTQILDYCQLDPSIGLDVLADRSLITIYNNELLMHDLLQEMGWEIVRQQSPKEPGKRSRLWSLEDINNVMKRNKGTDSIQGMVMELTKLQVAHWKPEAFSNLSQLSLLHIRNVDLPKGLTHLSNSLRLLEWIGYPLRSLPQNFEADELIELNLCHSNIKQLWKGTKNFDKLKFIKLCHSQNIVETPDLAGVQNLETLDLEGCSHLVRIHQSLGFLKRLIFLNLKDCKSLKTLPSRIEMESLETLILSNCLKVKKIPEFVGNMERLLVLSLDETAIEELPVSIERLSGLVSLNLSNCRNLVCLPSTINKLKSVETLNLSGCLKLGKHQVYVGKVDCFEETDVNSGFAIEMSSAHDRIKYVRGSIFHGCKVVRRSLNKFLPSGLVQKEPMSFRLPISGLCNLTYLNLSNSNLGEGAFANEFGYFSSLVTLNLSGNNFVHLPSGIGLLPKLENLNLENCKRLQELSDLPSNSILDLRADGCTSLKYLFDASNLNSLNKSYFNFINCFNLNGNQGCNNLAFEMLKTFIYQGISNNRETFQIVIPGSNIPEWFSHQSVGCSLSVSLPAHWNNRRCLGFALCAVFVLHKHHRVDKLYIDEFKTFKATHHLICCLKLDGRKLQVYGRQPAFRFSEEFCQVKSDHLWLFYVSRDKYFGAEWWHNSCSQLEFLFKTRGPGLKLKKCGVRLIYEQDVQELNQTTTQSSSRMSPYEDILIGFDIPVAGETSGTGSRTCTLEEL from the exons ATGGGTTCCCGCATTGATGATTTATTAAGCAATTACATATGTCCACAGCTTGATGGGGTGCGTTTTATAGGGATTCATGGCATGCGAGGCATAGGTAAGACAGCAGTTGCTCGAGCTATCCATGATGAAATTTGTCAGGATTTTGACCAAGCCTGCTTTCTTTCCAATGTTAGAGAAATGTCTAAAAACAATGGCCTAGTTTCTCTACAAGAAAAACTTCTTTCCAAAATCCAAATggcaaaaattaaaaatatagaGGATGAATACACAGGAGCTGCTATGATAAAAAGGCGGTTGTGTAGAATGAAGGTACTTGTTGTTATTGATGATGTGGATCAGTTGACGCAATTAGAGAAATTGGCTGGAAGTCGCAACTGGTTTGGTCCAGGGACTAGAATTATCATAACCACCACAGATATTCAGTTGTTAAAGGCACATGATGTCGATGCTACATACAAGGCTAACGGGTTAAACTCTGGTGAAGCACTTCAACTTTTGAGTTTGAAGGCTTTTAAGAAATGTCCCCCACCAGAAGATTATTTGCATCTGTGCTACCATATTTTAGGGTATGCTCAGGGACTTCCGTTGGCTCTCGTGGTTTTAGGTTCTTATCTATTTGGTAGAAGTGCTGATAAATGGGCAAGTGCAATAGATAGGGTAAGGAACACACCAGATAAACGCATTATTGAGGTGCTTCGGATTAGTTTTGATGGACTGGATGAAAAAGACCAAGAAATATTCCTACACATTGCTTGCTTTTACAAGGGGAAGGATAAGGATCGTGTGACACAAATACTAGACTACTGCCAGCTAGACCCTAGCATTGGTTTAGATGTTCTTGCTGATAGATCTCTCATAACTATATATAACAACGAACTGTTGATGCATGATTTGCTCCAAGAAATGGGCTGGGAAATTGTTCGTCAACAGTCTCCTAAAGAGCCAGGCAAACGTAGTAGATTATGGTCTCTTGAAGACATCAACAATGTGATGAAGAGAAATAAG GGAACAGATTCAATCCAAGGCATGGTAATGGAGTTGACTAAACTACAAGTGGCTCATTGGAAGCCAGAAGCCTTTTCAAATTTGTCTCAACTTAGTCTTCTCCATATTCGTAATGTGGACCTTCCCAAAGGCCTCACTCATCTTTCTAATTCCTTGAGACTGCTCGAATGGATTGGGTATCCCTTAAGATCTCTCCCACAAAATTTTGAAGCAGATGAACTTATTGAACTTAACTTGTGCCACAGCAACATTAAACAGCTTTGGAAGGGAACAAAG AATTTCGACAAGTTGAAGTTCATCAAACTGTGCCATTCTCAAAACATTGTGGAGACCCCAGACCTCGCAGGTGTTCAGAATCTTGAGACTTTAGATCTTGAAGGATGTTCTCATTTGGTAAGAATCCATCAATCCCTTGGATTTCTCAAAAGGCTTATTTTCCTGAATCTTAAAGACTGCAAAAGTCTCAAGACTCTGCCAAGTAGAATTGAAATGGAATCTCTTGAAACACTAATTCTTTCTAACTGCTTAAAAGTTAAGAAGATTCCCGAGTTTGTTGGAAATATGGAACGTTTGTTGGTGCTAAGTCTTGATGAGACTGCCATTGAGGAACTGCCTGTTTCAATTGAACGGCTGAGTGGCCTTGTGTCATTGAATCTAAGCAACTGCAGAAATCTTGTTTGTCTCCCAAGCACCATCAATAAATTGAAGTCTGTTGAAACTCTTAATCTTTCTGGATGCTTGAAACTCGGCAAACATCAGGTATATGTGGGGAAGGTGGACTGTTTTGAGGAAACTGATGTGAATAGTGGGTTTGCAATAGAAATGTCATCTGCCCATGATCGCATAAAATATGTGAGAGGTTCAATCTTTCATGGATGCAAAGTAGTTAGGCGATCTTTAAATAAGTTCTTACCTTCTGGATTGGTGCAAAAAGAGCCAATGAGTTTCCGCTTGCCTATATCTGGTTTGTGTAATTTAACATATCTGAACCTGAGTAATTCCAATCTTGGTGAAGGAGCATTTGCCAATGAATTTGGTTACTTTTCCTCTCTGGTGACCTTGAATCTAAGTGGAAACAATTTTGTTCACCTTCCTTCAGGCATTGGATTGCTTCCTAAGCTTGAGAACCTCAACTTGGAGAATTGCAAGAGACTTCAAGAGTTGTCAGACCTTCCATCAAATAGTATACTTGATTTACGGGCAGATGGTTGTACTTCACTGAAATACTTGTTTGATGCATCAAATTTGAACAGCCTAAACAAATcatatttcaatttcatcaattgcttcaatctaaatggcaatcaaggatgcaaTAACCTAGCATTTGAAATGCTGAAGACATTCATATATCAG GGAATCTCTAATAACAGGGAAACTTTTCAAATTGTAATTCCTGGAAGTAATATTCCTGAGTGGTTCAGCCATCAGAGTGTTGGGTGTTCCTTAAGTGTATCTCTACCTGCACATTGGAATAACAGGCGATGTTTGGGATTTGCCTTGTGTGCTGTTTTTGTACTCCATAAGCACCATCGGGTGGATAAGCTTTATATAGATGAATTCAAGACTTTTAAAGCAACACATCATCTTATATGTTGCCTGAAGCTCgatggaagaaaattgcaagtATATGGCAGACAGCCTGCATTTCGCTTTAGTGAAGAATTTTGCCAGGTTAAGTCAGATCACCTGTGGCTATTCTATGTATCTCGTGATAAATACTTTGGTGCAGAGTGGTGGCATAACAGTTGCAGTCAGCTTGAGTTCTTATTTAAAACCAGAGGGCCGGGTCTGAAGCTGAAGAAGTGTGGAGTCCGTCTGATATATGAGCAAGATGTGCAAGAGTTGAACCAAACAACCACTCAATCAAGCAGTAGGATGTCTCCTTATGAGGATATATTGATTGGTTTTGACATTCCGGTTGCAGGGGAAACCAGTGGCACTGGTAGCAGAACTTGCACGCTTGAAGAATTGTAG